From one Timaviella obliquedivisa GSE-PSE-MK23-08B genomic stretch:
- a CDS encoding sodium:proton antiporter: MDVYILDLLVIGLLLLFVTLGSGWIGRLPFSYALIYLCVGIALGPYGFNLIQLRPGAEFLQRLTEFVVLISLFSCGLKMNRRFKLRTWKSTLQLIGGVMPISIFAAAAVGHWLLGLNWGASILLGAILAPTDPVLASEVQLSDPTDRDELRFGLTSEGGLNDALAFPFVYFGLRWINDSNWQNWISEWVLIDLFWAIAAGLIIGVVVPKGIVWIDKRLQRIRPADALMEDFVAIGIVFITYSIAEIINGYGFLAVFVAGIITQRSYRDPEKRLSQLEFMERIEKLFEVGTILLLGALLLIEPIQRFLVPALTMAGLLLFVIRPLGVWVSTIGQPTPVRLLWGWFGIRGVGSIYYLSYALGEGLKDELGEQIAWITFMTIVISVVLHGITATSLMNWYERQTNDAT, translated from the coding sequence ATGGACGTTTACATTCTTGACCTGTTAGTCATCGGGCTTCTGCTACTATTTGTAACTCTAGGCTCCGGCTGGATTGGACGCTTACCCTTTTCTTATGCCTTGATTTATTTGTGCGTAGGTATTGCTTTAGGACCTTATGGGTTTAATTTAATTCAGTTACGTCCAGGTGCAGAATTTTTACAACGGTTAACTGAGTTTGTGGTGCTGATCTCTCTATTCAGCTGTGGATTAAAGATGAATCGGCGTTTCAAGTTAAGGACTTGGAAGTCAACGCTTCAGTTAATTGGAGGGGTGATGCCCATTTCAATTTTTGCGGCTGCGGCTGTAGGGCATTGGCTCTTAGGATTGAACTGGGGAGCTTCTATTTTATTAGGCGCAATTCTTGCTCCTACTGACCCAGTACTCGCTTCAGAAGTTCAACTTTCTGACCCTACCGATCGCGACGAACTGCGGTTTGGTTTAACGTCGGAGGGCGGATTGAATGATGCGTTGGCATTTCCTTTTGTTTATTTTGGATTACGGTGGATTAATGACAGCAATTGGCAAAATTGGATTTCAGAATGGGTGTTGATTGATCTATTTTGGGCGATCGCTGCTGGTTTGATAATAGGAGTGGTGGTTCCGAAAGGCATTGTCTGGATTGATAAACGGCTTCAACGCATTCGCCCAGCTGACGCTCTCATGGAAGATTTTGTAGCAATTGGAATTGTTTTTATAACCTACTCAATTGCTGAGATTATAAATGGTTATGGATTTTTGGCAGTTTTTGTAGCAGGTATTATTACTCAGCGGAGCTATCGTGACCCGGAAAAGCGCCTCTCTCAGTTAGAGTTTATGGAAAGAATTGAAAAGCTCTTTGAGGTTGGGACTATTCTCCTTCTAGGAGCGTTGCTGCTCATAGAACCCATACAACGCTTTTTGGTTCCTGCTTTAACTATGGCTGGGCTCTTGCTTTTTGTAATTCGTCCATTAGGAGTGTGGGTCAGTACAATCGGTCAGCCTACTCCGGTGCGTCTACTTTGGGGTTGGTTTGGTATCCGAGGGGTCGGTTCTATTTACTACCTATCCTATGCTTTAGGAGAAGGTTTAAAAGATGAACTAGGGGAGCAAATTGCTTGGATTACTTTCATGACGATCGTCATTTCAGTGGTACTGCATGGTATTACTGCTACATCTTTAATGAACTGGTACGAACGTCAAACAAATGATGCTACTTAG
- a CDS encoding histidine kinase: protein MSNSIKERVKADLEQAKVEGQVRVERLQDIIKSAVSQAVDEIQGGSGEIRLIVRDAIAALVESLGERGKHTKDEAVASVEGLLEGLSRSKQDAISRTEREIQQLQTRMEQEERDLDETMNVAVSELESASANDSSEIKELLSTMVDRLKNTEEASLLKKRYGQLQTQLAIVKANLALRYGDRYDEVKHHLDNAKVWHDTAKTQADDLESGLVQQKQAEFETKLGQAGTAVARKEKEVKRLLKELWHTLTDK, encoded by the coding sequence ATGTCTAATTCTATAAAAGAGCGTGTCAAAGCTGACTTAGAACAAGCGAAAGTTGAGGGGCAAGTCCGAGTAGAGCGCTTACAGGACATTATTAAAAGCGCAGTCTCCCAAGCTGTAGACGAAATACAGGGAGGATCTGGTGAGATTCGGCTGATTGTACGAGATGCGATCGCTGCACTAGTAGAAAGCTTGGGTGAACGGGGCAAGCATACTAAAGATGAAGCTGTTGCCTCAGTAGAAGGGTTGCTTGAGGGTCTTAGTCGTTCTAAACAAGATGCAATAAGTCGGACTGAACGGGAAATTCAACAGTTACAAACTCGTATGGAACAAGAAGAACGAGATTTGGATGAAACAATGAACGTTGCTGTTAGCGAACTTGAGTCGGCTAGTGCAAACGATTCTTCAGAAATTAAGGAGCTATTATCCACCATGGTAGATCGACTCAAAAATACTGAAGAAGCCTCTCTATTAAAGAAACGCTATGGTCAGTTGCAAACTCAGTTAGCAATTGTTAAGGCAAATCTGGCACTACGATATGGCGATCGCTACGATGAAGTAAAGCATCACTTAGACAATGCTAAAGTTTGGCACGATACTGCAAAAACTCAAGCCGATGACCTTGAGTCGGGTTTAGTGCAGCAGAAACAAGCTGAGTTTGAGACAAAACTAGGGCAGGCAGGGACGGCTGTGGCTCGAAAAGAGAAAGAAGTGAAGCGCTTGCTTAAGGAGCTATGGCACACTCTGACTGATAAATAA
- a CDS encoding hydantoinase B/oxoprolinase family protein: protein MSLNDINHLPCLAQKRWQFWIDRGGTFTDIVARSSDGEILVSKLLSENPERYRDPAVQGIREILGLSVNDPIPPDRVEVVKMGTTVATNALLERKGDRTLLLVTKGFRDALRIGYQNRPQIFARQIILPEMLYERVIEVEERYSAQGEVLEPIQINEALKRSLQAAYTDGIRSCAIVFLHSYHYPAHEQQMAAIAREMGFTQISVSHQVSPLMKLVSRGDTTVIDAYLSPILRRYVRQVAMDLGQETPLMFMQSNGGLTNAYQFQGKDSILSGPAGGIVGAVKTSIMAGFNKIISFDMGGTSTDVSHFNGEYERTFETEVAGVRLRAPMMAIHTVAAGGGSILTFDGFRYQVGANSAGANPGPACYRRGGPLTVTDCNVMVGKVQADYFPTVFGAEGNLPLDAIGVRQQFAALADEIEQATGRLQAPEQIAAGFLTIAIDKMANAIKKISVQRGYDVMAYTLCCFGGAGGQHACLIAEALGMTQIFIHSLAGVLSAYGMGLADVRSLKEQAVEVRLTVEAISTLQQTLVELATIARDEIVSQGIEDSHIQILKKVHLRYEGTDSALVVDFADLKGMRSHFEQSYHQRYSFTMFNKELIVEAVSVEAIGKTLDLIEPVAPPTRTTALKPVARVEIYTKGNWHETPVYQRQDLQPGDRIRGAALIVEATGTNVIEPGWYAELTRQNHLILSREESFLVRHSQTEIEDLRDEKPDPVRLEIFNNLFRAIAEEMGVTLQNTSYSVNIKERLDFSCAIFNSHGELVANAPHIPVHLGSMSESIRALIRAKGRVLKPGDVYLSNNPYNGGTHLPDITVITPVFLEARMPLFYVASRGHHADIGGITPGSMPPHSITVEQEGVLLDNQQLVDQGQFLEAQLLSELTKGIYPARNPGQNIADLQAQIAANERGVTELCRIVSQYGLNQVNAYMKHVQDNAEAAVQRVIDQLQSGDFIYPTDESSQIQVSVRIDHCDRSATIDFTGTSPQQASNFNAPLAVCKAAVLYVFRTLVDDDIPLNEGCLKPLNIIVPDGCMLNPRHPAAVVAGNVETSQAIVDSLYGALGILAASQGTMNNFTFGNAQHQYYETICGGSGAGQDFDGTDAIQTHMTNSRLTDPEVLEWRFPVLVESFSIRSDSGGAGRHRGGNGVIRRIQFREAMTAAILSGHRVIPPFGLKGGESGVIGQNRVERCNATIEVLGSKAEVSMNAGDIFVIETPGGGGFGRDEQ from the coding sequence ATGAGTCTTAACGACATAAATCATTTACCTTGCCTAGCACAGAAGCGCTGGCAGTTTTGGATCGATCGCGGCGGCACATTCACAGATATAGTAGCGCGTAGTTCCGACGGTGAAATTTTGGTAAGTAAACTGCTATCTGAAAATCCAGAGCGTTACCGTGATCCAGCCGTACAGGGCATTCGAGAAATCTTAGGACTTTCTGTCAATGATCCTATTCCGCCCGATCGCGTTGAAGTAGTGAAGATGGGAACAACAGTTGCTACTAATGCACTGCTGGAGCGTAAAGGCGATCGCACTTTGTTACTGGTCACAAAAGGATTCCGAGATGCGTTACGAATTGGGTATCAGAATCGTCCTCAGATTTTTGCACGTCAGATTATTTTACCGGAAATGTTGTACGAGCGCGTCATTGAAGTAGAAGAACGCTATAGTGCACAGGGCGAGGTATTAGAGCCGATCCAGATCAATGAGGCGCTGAAGCGATCGCTGCAAGCTGCCTACACGGATGGGATTCGTTCTTGTGCCATTGTTTTTCTACACAGCTATCACTATCCAGCCCATGAACAGCAGATGGCGGCGATCGCTCGTGAGATGGGATTTACTCAAATCTCGGTTTCTCATCAAGTAAGTCCTCTCATGAAGTTGGTTAGCCGAGGAGATACCACGGTGATCGATGCGTACCTATCTCCCATCTTGCGACGATATGTCCGGCAAGTTGCCATGGATTTGGGGCAAGAGACTCCACTAATGTTTATGCAGTCGAATGGTGGACTCACGAACGCTTATCAATTTCAAGGCAAGGATAGTATCCTCTCTGGGCCTGCGGGAGGAATTGTTGGGGCAGTCAAAACCTCAATAATGGCAGGATTTAACAAAATCATTAGCTTCGATATGGGTGGTACGTCTACTGATGTCTCACACTTTAATGGTGAATATGAACGCACCTTCGAGACAGAAGTTGCAGGAGTCCGGCTACGTGCGCCCATGATGGCGATCCATACTGTTGCAGCGGGCGGCGGCTCGATTCTGACATTTGATGGGTTTCGCTATCAGGTGGGAGCTAACTCTGCTGGAGCTAACCCGGGGCCTGCCTGCTATCGTCGGGGTGGTCCTTTAACCGTGACAGATTGCAATGTCATGGTGGGTAAGGTTCAAGCTGATTACTTTCCTACAGTATTCGGGGCAGAAGGAAACCTACCCCTTGATGCGATAGGGGTGCGCCAACAATTTGCCGCATTAGCGGACGAAATTGAACAGGCTACGGGTAGATTGCAGGCTCCTGAGCAAATTGCAGCAGGTTTTTTGACGATCGCCATTGACAAAATGGCGAATGCAATTAAAAAGATCTCAGTTCAACGGGGCTACGATGTGATGGCATATACGTTGTGCTGTTTTGGGGGTGCTGGAGGTCAGCACGCTTGTTTAATTGCTGAAGCATTAGGGATGACCCAGATTTTTATTCATTCTTTGGCAGGCGTATTGTCGGCTTATGGAATGGGCTTGGCGGATGTGCGATCGCTGAAAGAACAAGCTGTAGAGGTACGATTAACAGTTGAGGCTATATCCACTTTACAGCAGACTTTAGTAGAGTTAGCCACCATTGCGCGAGATGAAATTGTATCTCAAGGGATAGAGGATAGCCACATTCAAATCTTGAAAAAAGTCCATTTGCGATACGAGGGCACAGATTCGGCTCTGGTAGTAGATTTTGCTGATCTTAAAGGAATGCGATCGCATTTTGAGCAAAGTTATCACCAGCGATATAGCTTCACAATGTTCAACAAGGAATTGATTGTGGAAGCGGTTTCGGTCGAAGCCATTGGCAAAACTCTAGATTTGATAGAACCTGTAGCCCCACCAACCAGAACCACAGCGCTAAAACCTGTTGCCAGGGTCGAAATTTATACCAAAGGCAATTGGCACGAAACTCCTGTTTATCAGCGTCAAGATTTGCAACCGGGCGATCGCATTAGGGGAGCGGCGTTGATTGTGGAAGCAACGGGGACGAACGTGATTGAGCCGGGATGGTATGCGGAACTAACCAGGCAAAACCATTTAATACTGAGTCGAGAGGAATCGTTTCTAGTACGGCACTCTCAGACAGAAATTGAAGACTTGAGGGACGAAAAACCTGATCCTGTACGGTTAGAGATTTTTAACAATTTGTTTCGAGCGATCGCTGAAGAAATGGGCGTTACCCTTCAAAACACTAGCTACTCGGTCAATATTAAAGAACGGTTAGACTTCTCTTGTGCCATCTTCAACTCACACGGAGAGCTTGTTGCTAATGCCCCTCATATTCCGGTTCATCTGGGTTCTATGAGTGAGAGTATTCGTGCATTAATTCGGGCAAAAGGTCGCGTTCTCAAACCAGGAGATGTCTATCTTTCTAATAATCCTTACAATGGCGGCACCCATTTACCAGATATTACTGTCATTACTCCCGTGTTTTTAGAAGCGAGAATGCCTCTGTTTTACGTTGCATCTCGTGGTCATCACGCTGATATCGGTGGAATTACCCCTGGCTCTATGCCACCGCACAGCATTACCGTTGAGCAGGAAGGGGTGTTGCTTGATAATCAACAGCTTGTAGATCAAGGACAATTCCTCGAAGCTCAATTATTAAGCGAGTTAACCAAAGGAATTTACCCTGCACGCAATCCAGGACAGAACATTGCGGATTTACAAGCGCAGATTGCAGCCAATGAAAGAGGGGTAACAGAGCTATGTCGTATTGTGAGTCAGTATGGACTAAACCAGGTAAACGCCTATATGAAGCATGTGCAAGATAATGCAGAAGCTGCGGTACAGCGAGTCATTGATCAGTTGCAATCGGGTGATTTTATCTATCCTACTGATGAGAGCAGTCAGATTCAAGTTAGTGTTCGTATTGATCATTGCGATCGCTCTGCAACGATTGATTTCACGGGTACTTCTCCTCAGCAAGCCAGTAACTTTAATGCTCCTCTTGCCGTATGTAAAGCTGCCGTATTATATGTCTTTCGCACCTTGGTAGATGATGATATCCCGTTAAATGAAGGCTGCCTAAAACCGTTAAACATTATTGTTCCAGATGGATGTATGCTTAATCCGCGCCATCCGGCTGCGGTAGTAGCTGGTAACGTTGAAACCTCTCAGGCGATCGTCGATTCCTTATATGGTGCGCTGGGCATCCTGGCAGCGTCTCAGGGAACTATGAACAATTTCACCTTTGGCAATGCGCAGCATCAGTATTATGAGACTATTTGTGGCGGCTCTGGTGCTGGGCAAGATTTCGATGGTACTGATGCAATCCAAACCCATATGACAAATTCGCGTTTGACTGATCCAGAGGTGCTGGAGTGGCGGTTTCCAGTGCTGGTAGAATCGTTCTCTATCCGTAGCGACAGCGGTGGTGCCGGACGGCACAGAGGCGGAAACGGCGTAATTCGGCGCATTCAATTTCGGGAAGCCATGACAGCAGCAATTTTGTCAGGACATCGAGTAATTCCTCCGTTTGGATTAAAGGGGGGCGAATCAGGGGTGATCGGGCAAAATCGCGTTGAGCGCTGCAATGCCACGATCGAAGTTCTGGGCAGTAAAGCAGAAGTGTCTATGAATGCAGGTGATATTTTCGTAATTGAAACACCAGGAGGGGGTGGTTTTGGGCGCGATGAGCAGTAG
- a CDS encoding prohibitin family protein: MKGQPSWQTTTLVILLTIAAFIGLNSFVIINPGEAGVLSTLGKARDGVLLEGVHFKPPLISNVDIYDLTVQKFEVPAQSSTKDLQQLTASFAINFRLDPVQVVAIRRTQGTLQNIVSKIIAPQTQESFKIAAARRTVEEAITKRDELKKDFDIALGERLEKYGIIVLDTSVVDLNFSLEFSKAVEEKQIAEQRAQRAVYIAREAEQEAEATINRAKGQAEAQRLLRETLTAELLQKQAIEKWDGKFPQVLGGNGAVPFLNLDTNLSHN, encoded by the coding sequence ATGAAAGGTCAACCTAGTTGGCAAACGACTACGCTAGTTATTTTGCTGACAATTGCTGCATTTATTGGACTTAACTCCTTTGTTATCATCAACCCAGGAGAAGCAGGCGTATTGAGTACTCTTGGAAAAGCAAGAGATGGCGTACTGCTTGAAGGGGTTCACTTTAAGCCGCCCCTAATTTCAAACGTAGATATTTACGATCTGACTGTCCAAAAATTTGAGGTTCCTGCTCAAAGCTCAACGAAAGATTTGCAGCAGCTAACCGCCAGTTTTGCGATTAACTTTAGGCTTGATCCAGTTCAGGTCGTGGCTATTCGACGAACTCAAGGAACGTTACAAAACATTGTGTCTAAAATCATTGCACCCCAGACTCAAGAATCATTCAAAATTGCAGCCGCCCGACGCACCGTTGAAGAAGCGATTACTAAGCGTGACGAGTTGAAAAAAGACTTTGATATAGCCTTAGGAGAACGATTAGAAAAATACGGTATTATCGTGCTGGATACCAGTGTCGTCGACTTAAATTTCTCCCTTGAGTTTTCAAAGGCAGTCGAAGAAAAGCAAATTGCTGAACAACGCGCACAACGGGCTGTGTACATTGCGCGGGAAGCTGAACAGGAAGCTGAAGCAACGATTAATCGAGCGAAAGGACAAGCTGAAGCACAGCGCCTGCTGCGGGAAACCTTAACAGCTGAGTTATTGCAAAAGCAAGCGATCGAAAAGTGGGATGGAAAGTTTCCACAGGTACTAGGTGGCAACGGAGCCGTACCATTTCTAAATTTAGATACAAACCTAAGCCACAATTAG
- the gorA gene encoding glutathione-disulfide reductase has product MSYDYDLFVIGAGPGGLAASKRAAQYGARVGIADLSELGGCCVNRGCIAKKLMVYAADFAHLTKTEVDYGWSQARVQFDWQRFVGLRDQEIQRLRQVHQRTLEDAGIDFIPQRATFADAHTLQVGDRSITANKILIAVGGKPIKPKISGIEHALTSNDMFDLKQLPSQIAIIGGGYIGVEFASILQALGTQVTLIDHDNAILSGFDDDVRLAVQNGLIQRGISVLCNTNVQSIEQISEGLRLMIEGDRFEPLTADVVLCATGRTPNLEGLQLEKAAIEINDKAIEVDDHSRTSQAHIFAIGDCTSRVQLTTLARSAGRAFADSEFGNQPCTVDYDLALSAVCSRPEAAAVGLSEAQAQAKYSEDQVKCYRSEFQPLFYSLSHCSEKTLMKLVVQRESDRLLGIHMVGENAAEIVQSLAITVQQGMTKAEFDKNIGIHPSTAEEFFSLN; this is encoded by the coding sequence ATGAGCTATGATTATGACCTATTTGTAATTGGAGCAGGGCCCGGAGGATTGGCAGCATCTAAGCGGGCTGCCCAGTATGGCGCTAGGGTGGGAATTGCTGATTTGTCTGAATTAGGCGGGTGCTGTGTTAATCGAGGCTGCATTGCTAAAAAGCTTATGGTTTATGCAGCAGATTTTGCTCATTTGACCAAGACTGAAGTTGACTATGGGTGGAGTCAAGCAAGAGTCCAGTTTGATTGGCAACGCTTCGTTGGGCTTAGAGATCAAGAAATTCAGCGATTGCGTCAGGTACATCAGCGAACTTTAGAAGATGCTGGCATTGACTTTATCCCACAGCGAGCGACCTTCGCGGATGCTCATACACTACAGGTAGGCGATCGCTCCATCACTGCAAATAAGATTTTAATTGCTGTAGGCGGTAAACCGATCAAGCCAAAGATTTCGGGCATTGAACATGCTCTAACGTCCAATGATATGTTCGATCTGAAGCAGTTACCAAGCCAGATTGCAATTATTGGAGGTGGCTACATTGGCGTGGAATTTGCCAGCATCTTACAGGCGTTAGGTACCCAGGTGACTTTGATAGATCATGATAACGCTATCTTAAGTGGCTTTGATGATGACGTGCGACTTGCCGTTCAGAATGGTTTGATTCAACGCGGCATTTCCGTTCTGTGCAATACAAATGTTCAGTCAATTGAACAGATTTCGGAAGGCTTGCGTTTAATGATAGAAGGCGATCGCTTTGAGCCGTTAACGGCTGATGTGGTGCTATGTGCAACAGGTCGTACTCCTAATTTAGAAGGCTTACAGTTAGAGAAGGCAGCGATCGAAATTAACGATAAGGCGATCGAGGTCGATGATCATAGCCGCACCAGTCAAGCCCACATCTTTGCGATTGGTGACTGCACTAGCCGAGTCCAGCTAACGACCCTGGCGCGTTCAGCAGGACGAGCTTTTGCCGATAGTGAATTTGGCAATCAACCCTGCACTGTCGATTATGATTTGGCGCTCTCGGCAGTGTGTTCTCGACCGGAGGCAGCAGCAGTAGGACTCAGTGAAGCTCAAGCCCAAGCAAAGTATAGTGAAGACCAGGTTAAGTGCTATCGCAGTGAGTTTCAGCCTTTGTTTTATAGCCTAAGCCATTGCTCTGAAAAGACCTTAATGAAACTAGTGGTGCAAAGAGAATCCGATCGCTTGCTTGGAATTCACATGGTTGGGGAGAATGCAGCAGAGATTGTACAAAGTTTAGCAATAACTGTGCAGCAGGGAATGACTAAAGCTGAGTTCGATAAAAATATTGGCATTCATCCTTCCACTGCCGAAGAATTCTTCTCTCTAAATTAA
- a CDS encoding DUF3891 family protein → MIVNLIENGWEVIYHRAHALLAAQIGGHWRRRDFPERIYETLAAISHHDDLEREWEGHQLTPAGAPLDFMLDPENSIEKLEEHIQQARYRGRWVTLLTSKHICFICQSKQDESTEWKRFFKGQAQLQEEYCQGLGIEHDEVERAYQFMRWCDRLSLILTQKQVPQVSRALEITSGIDGQRYDLRQLSDESITVEPWPFEDDKFIVNVEACLLSKLKYESTEELASDLKEAPVTLLEWTFAKEINL, encoded by the coding sequence ATGATCGTTAACTTAATTGAAAATGGTTGGGAAGTAATTTATCATCGGGCACACGCTCTTCTAGCTGCACAAATTGGTGGGCATTGGCGTAGGAGAGACTTCCCCGAAAGAATATATGAAACCTTAGCAGCAATTTCTCACCATGATGATTTAGAACGTGAGTGGGAAGGTCATCAGCTTACTCCTGCTGGTGCTCCTCTAGACTTTATGCTTGATCCAGAGAACTCAATTGAGAAATTAGAGGAACACATTCAACAAGCCCGTTATCGAGGTCGTTGGGTCACACTATTAACCTCTAAACATATCTGTTTTATCTGTCAATCTAAACAAGATGAGTCTACTGAATGGAAGCGCTTCTTTAAAGGACAAGCACAGCTACAGGAAGAGTACTGTCAGGGATTAGGGATAGAGCACGACGAAGTGGAGCGGGCTTACCAGTTTATGAGATGGTGCGATCGCCTCTCCTTAATTCTGACGCAAAAACAGGTTCCTCAGGTCAGCCGTGCCTTAGAAATTACGAGTGGCATTGATGGGCAGCGCTATGATTTGCGACAGCTTAGCGACGAATCGATTACCGTAGAGCCTTGGCCCTTTGAAGATGATAAATTCATTGTCAACGTTGAAGCTTGTCTATTATCAAAGCTTAAGTACGAGAGTACAGAGGAATTGGCATCCGATCTTAAAGAAGCTCCTGTAACTCTTCTAGAATGGACATTTGCCAAAGAAATTAATCTTTAG
- a CDS encoding DUF2231 domain-containing protein yields MTQTSNIPPLIEINEGEYQDSGIPSTVAIASHPLHPLIVTFPIAFLTGVLGTDLGYWLTSDPFWARASLWLIGAGFISGLVAALSGMLDFLRIDRVRKRRAGWVHMVCNVIALVLTLVNWAIRWDNPVNAILPLGLILSLIVASLLGISGWYGAELIYRHKIAVIGVNSRREA; encoded by the coding sequence ATGACACAGACTTCTAACATACCGCCTCTTATTGAAATCAACGAGGGTGAGTACCAAGATAGTGGTATTCCAAGCACAGTGGCGATCGCATCGCATCCTCTTCATCCTTTAATCGTCACCTTTCCAATTGCTTTTTTAACTGGAGTTTTGGGTACTGACCTGGGCTATTGGCTAACCTCTGATCCATTTTGGGCAAGGGCATCGCTCTGGCTAATTGGAGCAGGTTTTATTAGTGGTCTTGTTGCAGCGCTATCTGGCATGTTAGATTTTTTACGAATTGATCGAGTTCGTAAGCGTCGGGCAGGCTGGGTACATATGGTATGTAATGTCATTGCTCTAGTTTTGACCCTGGTTAATTGGGCTATTCGCTGGGACAATCCAGTTAACGCAATTTTGCCGCTGGGTTTGATTCTTTCACTCATTGTGGCATCCCTTTTAGGAATAAGTGGCTGGTATGGCGCGGAATTAATTTATCGCCACAAAATAGCGGTGATTGGTGTCAATAGCCGTCGAGAAGCGTAG
- a CDS encoding glutathione-dependent formaldehyde dehydrogenase, translating into MKALCWHGANDVRVDTVPDPKILNPRDAIIKVTSTAICGSDLHIYDGFIPTMKSGDILGHEFMGEVVELGANVKNLQIGDRVIIPFTISCGGCFFCNSDLWSLCDNSNPNAWMVEKIMGHSPAGLFGYSHLFGGYAGGQAEYVRVPFADVGPLKVPDGLTDEQVLFLTDIFPTGYMAAENCQIKQGDIVAIWGCGPVGQFAIKSAFMLGAERVIAIDRVPERLTMAQEWGGAEVINYEEFDAGEALKEMTGGRGPDAVIDAVGMEAHGTGVDALYDKVMQAVKMESDRPTALRQMILACRKGGNVSLAGVYGGFIDKFPMGAAFNKGLNFKMGQTNVHRYLNPLLEHIQKGDIDPSFVVTHQMKLDDAPHGYEIFKHKKENCIKVVLKP; encoded by the coding sequence ATGAAGGCATTATGCTGGCATGGCGCTAATGATGTGAGAGTTGACACAGTTCCTGATCCCAAAATTTTGAATCCTCGCGATGCCATTATTAAGGTCACTTCTACGGCGATCTGCGGCTCTGATCTACACATTTATGATGGCTTTATCCCCACAATGAAATCGGGTGATATTTTGGGTCATGAGTTTATGGGGGAAGTAGTGGAGCTAGGTGCAAATGTTAAAAACTTGCAGATTGGCGATCGCGTTATTATCCCATTCACAATTTCGTGCGGAGGTTGTTTTTTCTGCAATAGCGATTTATGGTCATTGTGTGACAACAGTAATCCTAACGCTTGGATGGTAGAGAAAATTATGGGTCACTCTCCTGCCGGGCTATTTGGCTACTCTCACCTATTCGGGGGGTATGCAGGCGGACAGGCTGAGTATGTACGTGTTCCCTTTGCTGACGTAGGTCCTTTAAAAGTCCCCGATGGGCTGACTGATGAGCAGGTTCTCTTCTTAACAGATATTTTTCCAACTGGCTATATGGCAGCAGAAAACTGTCAAATTAAGCAGGGCGACATTGTTGCTATTTGGGGATGTGGTCCAGTTGGGCAGTTTGCCATTAAGAGCGCTTTTATGTTGGGTGCAGAGCGAGTCATTGCAATCGATCGCGTTCCTGAACGGCTCACTATGGCACAGGAATGGGGCGGAGCAGAGGTCATCAACTATGAAGAATTTGATGCAGGGGAAGCGCTTAAGGAAATGACTGGAGGACGGGGCCCTGATGCAGTAATTGATGCAGTAGGTATGGAAGCCCATGGGACAGGGGTTGATGCTTTATATGACAAGGTAATGCAAGCTGTCAAGATGGAGAGCGATCGCCCAACTGCACTTCGGCAAATGATTTTGGCTTGTCGCAAAGGTGGAAACGTGTCGTTAGCAGGCGTTTATGGTGGGTTTATTGATAAGTTTCCCATGGGGGCAGCATTCAATAAAGGCTTGAATTTCAAGATGGGACAAACCAACGTTCACCGATACCTCAATCCTCTATTAGAACACATTCAAAAAGGAGATATTGATCCGTCTTTCGTAGTTACTCATCAGATGAAACTGGATGACGCGCCCCATGGATATGAAATCTTTAAACATAAAAAAGAGAACTGCATTAAAGTAGTTCTCAAGCCATAG